From Kwoniella europaea PYCC6329 chromosome 3, complete sequence, one genomic window encodes:
- a CDS encoding NAD(P)H:quinone oxidoreductase, type IV, with product MRHRKSTKPIIAVAFYSTYGHIDALATEVIKGVESTGAIVKPYVIKETLPQEVLTKMYANTSLQAKYPAITPEDLKEVDGLILGAPTRYGRLPSQVDNFFDQTGQLWATGALVGKFVTMFTSVAGQHSGHESTYTTSFPFFAHLAYVPIAYSNPAVGAVDSVQGSSPYGASTVAGADGSLKPTANDLAVAEHQGKYFATFVGTFVKGKQAATSAPATTTTTDAAKSVPESTSNGYAVEKVTNEPTDKATSTSAPAQASAEKTAPAPAATPAAKAQEQKPKKKGFFSCCGDSGIDK from the exons ATGCGACATAGGAA GTCCACCAAACCAATCATCGCAGTAGCTTTCTACTCGACCTACGGTCACATCGATGCCCTCGCTACAGAGGTGATAAAAGGTGTGGAATCAACCGGAGCGATCGTCAAGCCTTATGTGAT TAAGGAGACTCTTCCTCAAGAGGTACTCACCAAGATGTACGCCAACACCTCCCTTCAAGCTAAGTACCCAGCTATCACACCGGAGGATCTCAAGGAGGTCGATGGTTTGATATTAGGTGCTCCTACGAG ATACGGTCGACTCCCTTCTCAAGTTGATAACTTCTTCGATCAAACTGGTCAATTATGGGCTACCGGTGCTCTCGTAGGAAAATTCGTCACGATGTTCACTTCTGTCGCAGGTCAACATAGTGGTCATGAG TCAACCTATACcacctctttccctttcttcgctCATC TGGCATACGTACCAATTG CCTACTCCAACCCAGCAGTCGGAGCCGTCGATTCCGTCCAAGGCTCTTCACCGTACGGAGCATCAACTGTGGCGGGTGCTGACGGTAGCTTGAAACCTACTGCCAACGATCTTGCGGTCGCAGAGCACCAAGGCAAG TACTTTGCCACTTTCGTAGGAACCTTTGTCAAAGGAAAGCAAGC CGCTACTTCGGCTCCTGCTACTACCACCACTACTGACGCTGCCAAATCCGTACCCGAGTCGACTTCCAATGGATACGCCGTCGAGAAAGTGACCAACGAACCTACCGATAAAGCCACATCCACTTCTGCGCCCGCTCAAGCATCTGCCGAAAAGACTGCACCTGCACCAGCAGCTACTCCAGCGGCTAAGGCGCAAGAGCAGaaacccaagaagaaaggattcTTCTCATGTTGTGGTGATTCCGGTATCGACAAGTAA
- a CDS encoding NAD(P)H:quinone oxidoreductase, type IV, with the protein MIFQPSSVGISTAAFNYKGVSRKSLRLIRSTQPIIAVVFYSTYGHIGALAEKVIEGAKSTGAIVKPYFIEETLPKEVLEKMYAGGSLNPKYPLATPEALKEADGIIIGAPTRYGRVPAQVSALFDRTGGLWATGGLVGKFVSMFTSTAGQHSGHETTITTTFPFFAHHGLVYVPIGYSNPLVGEIGSVQGGSPYGASTVVASDGHLQPTENDLAVAEHQGRYFSNFVATFVKGKTVA; encoded by the exons ATGATTTTTCAGCCATCCTCCGTTGGAATATCCACTGCCGCTTTCAATTACAAAGGTGTTTCTAGAAAATCATTGCGACTAATTAG GTCCACCCAACCTATCATCGCTGTTGTCTTCTACTCCACTTACGGACACATCGGTGCCCTCGCTGAGAAGGTCATCGAAGGTGCTAAATCAACTGGTGCCATCGTGAAGCCATACTTCAT CGAGGAGACCCTTCCTAAGGAAGTTCTCGAGAAGATGTACGCTGGTGGTTCATTGAACCCCAAATACCCACTTGCTACCCCTGAGGCCCTCAAGGAAGCTGATGGTATCATCATTGGTGCTCCTACTCG ATACGGTCGAGTACCTGCTCAAGTCTCAGCTTTGTTCGATCGAACTGGTGGATTATGGGCTACAGGTGGATTAGTCGGTAAATTT GTATCCATGTTCACCTCTACTGCCGGTCAACATTCAGGACATGAAaccaccattaccaccactttccctttcttcgctCACCACGGTTTGGTCTACGTGCCTATCGGTTACTCTAACCCTCTCGTCGGTGAGATCGGCTCCGTCCAAGGTGGTTCACCATACGGTGCTTCTACTGTTGTTGCCTCTGATGGTCACTTGCAACCTACTGAAAACGACTTGGCTGTTGCCGAACACCAAGgaagg TACTTCTCAAACTTCGTTGCTACTTTCGTTAAAGGTAAAACCGTCGCCTAA